One window from the genome of Candidatus Methanomethylicota archaeon encodes:
- a CDS encoding nicotinate phosphoribosyltransferase, which translates to MRKFHVASPEEIKSGGTTDVYFQRTMEVLKTIGKEKTRVVMEVTTGGLPKGWDWGIICGMEEEMYLLEGIPVNVYAMPEGSIFYPLTYNGIREPVMVIEGEYGSFGHLETAILGLLCQASGIATAAAHIKVAADFKPIYSFGIRRMHPALAPMIDRAAYIGGADGVSGVSGAKLIGKEPVGTMPHALIIIIGDQREAWKKFDEIIDEKVPRIALIDTFYDEKIEAIMAIETLGGKLYGVRLDTPSSRRGDMAAIVREVRWELDVRGYKNVKIMVSGGLDEESVIELSKAGVDVFGVGTSISNARTIDFALDIVEVEGKPIAKRGKASGKKQVWRCQNCLTDVATLMSERVEKCPVCGNTEMKPMLQQIIRNGEIIAEMKRPSEIREMVLNNLRKLITVRKQFNKCQK; encoded by the coding sequence ATGCGAAAATTCCATGTAGCATCCCCAGAAGAGATAAAAAGTGGGGGGACAACGGACGTATACTTCCAGAGAACAATGGAAGTATTAAAGACTATAGGAAAGGAGAAGACGAGGGTAGTTATGGAGGTAACCACTGGGGGGTTACCAAAGGGTTGGGATTGGGGAATAATATGTGGGATGGAGGAAGAGATGTATCTACTTGAAGGTATACCAGTAAACGTTTATGCAATGCCGGAAGGAAGTATATTCTATCCATTAACATATAATGGTATAAGGGAGCCAGTAATGGTGATCGAAGGTGAATATGGAAGTTTTGGACACCTTGAAACGGCAATACTTGGATTGTTATGTCAAGCTTCAGGAATAGCTACAGCAGCAGCACATATCAAAGTAGCTGCAGATTTCAAACCAATATACTCATTTGGTATAAGGAGGATGCACCCGGCTTTAGCGCCAATGATAGATAGAGCTGCATACATTGGAGGAGCAGATGGAGTTTCTGGAGTTAGTGGGGCGAAACTTATCGGCAAGGAACCTGTTGGAACAATGCCACACGCACTGATCATAATAATTGGAGACCAGAGAGAGGCTTGGAAGAAATTTGATGAAATTATTGATGAAAAAGTTCCGAGAATAGCATTGATAGACACATTCTATGATGAAAAGATTGAAGCCATAATGGCAATTGAAACTCTGGGGGGAAAGCTTTATGGTGTAAGGTTGGATACGCCAAGTTCAAGGAGGGGAGATATGGCCGCCATAGTTAGAGAAGTTAGATGGGAGTTGGATGTAAGAGGGTACAAAAACGTGAAGATAATGGTTTCAGGAGGGTTAGATGAGGAAAGTGTAATAGAGTTAAGTAAGGCGGGAGTGGATGTATTTGGCGTTGGAACAAGCATATCAAATGCAAGAACAATAGATTTTGCATTAGATATAGTTGAAGTTGAGGGGAAGCCTATTGCGAAGAGAGGTAAAGCTAGTGGTAAGAAACAAGTTTGGAGATGCCAAAACTGTTTAACAGATGTAGCTACACTGATGAGTGAAAGGGTGGAAAAATGCCCAGTATGTGGAAACACAGAAATGAAGCCGATGCTTCAACAAATTATAAGAAATGGCGAGATAATAGCTGAAATGAAAAGGCCATCGGAGATAAGGGAAATGGTGTTGAATAATTTAAGGAAACTTATTACTGTAAGAAAACAATTTAATAAGTGTCAAAAATAA
- the cca gene encoding CCA tRNA nucleotidyltransferase: MGLDEVLSKALEVLKPNADERVKIENLLNRLMDELKRGIRELGLNLNVEVEGSIAKDTWLSKEQDIDVFILFPKGYDKNEFRNVLLNLARRVVGDNFIEAYAEHPYVELNYEGVRIDLVPCLKLNSVDEAKTAVDRTPFHTAYVKANLSEKAKDEVRLLKGFMKGIGCYGAEMKVKGFSGYLCELLVLYYGSFIDVLKNAMNWKPFSTVIDIEGYYSNPKEAIRIFNAPLIVIDPVDRNRNVAAALSIDSMSKFISASKLFIESPNLKFFFPEPIEPLSKDNIISEFNTRGSDLIFVITSCPKVHSEILWGQLYKTLDGLRKLLLNFDFNVINYDVWSDEKSAVVFIFELEHSKLPNIKRHVGPPVYIFDEADKFLRKYLNSPNVFSGPKIEGFRWIVYLKRKYADAKQLLYEKMKNAKMGNLMKSLLTTNQTILRNEEILDFYSNNREFAIFLTKYLKGAYPWLTKV, from the coding sequence ATGGGTTTAGATGAGGTTTTATCAAAGGCTTTGGAAGTTTTAAAGCCTAATGCTGATGAGAGAGTTAAAATTGAGAATTTATTGAATCGATTGATGGATGAATTGAAACGTGGAATTAGGGAGCTTGGATTAAATTTGAATGTGGAGGTTGAGGGGTCAATTGCGAAGGATACTTGGCTTTCGAAGGAGCAAGATATTGACGTCTTCATACTCTTCCCGAAGGGTTATGATAAAAATGAGTTTAGGAATGTATTGTTGAACTTGGCAAGAAGGGTTGTTGGGGATAATTTCATTGAAGCTTATGCTGAACATCCATATGTGGAATTGAATTATGAGGGTGTAAGAATAGATCTCGTCCCATGCTTGAAATTGAATTCTGTGGATGAAGCTAAAACCGCTGTTGATAGAACACCATTCCATACGGCATACGTGAAAGCTAATCTTAGTGAGAAGGCTAAAGATGAAGTTAGATTGCTTAAGGGGTTTATGAAGGGGATTGGCTGTTATGGTGCTGAAATGAAGGTTAAGGGTTTCTCTGGATATCTATGTGAATTACTGGTATTATATTATGGGTCATTCATCGATGTTTTAAAGAATGCAATGAATTGGAAGCCCTTTTCTACGGTTATAGATATTGAGGGATATTATAGTAATCCCAAGGAGGCTATTAGAATATTCAATGCTCCATTAATAGTGATAGATCCTGTGGACAGAAATAGGAATGTTGCTGCCGCATTATCGATAGATTCCATGTCCAAATTCATTTCAGCATCCAAACTATTTATTGAATCGCCGAACTTGAAATTCTTCTTCCCAGAACCCATAGAACCACTCTCTAAAGATAACATAATCAGCGAATTTAACACTAGAGGGAGTGACTTAATATTTGTAATTACAAGTTGCCCAAAGGTTCATAGTGAAATTCTTTGGGGGCAATTGTATAAGACTTTAGATGGTTTGAGGAAGCTTCTCTTAAATTTTGATTTCAATGTCATCAATTATGATGTTTGGTCTGATGAGAAAAGTGCAGTTGTATTCATATTTGAATTGGAGCATTCAAAACTTCCAAATATAAAGAGGCATGTAGGCCCACCCGTATACATATTTGATGAAGCAGATAAGTTTCTAAGGAAATACTTAAATTCCCCCAATGTTTTCTCTGGACCTAAAATTGAAGGTTTTAGATGGATTGTATATTTGAAGAGGAAATATGCTGATGCTAAGCAACTCTTATATGAGAAGATGAAAAATGCAAAAATGGGGAATCTCATGAAATCATTATTAACAACAAACCAGACAATTTTGAGGAATGAAGAGATACTTGACTTCTACTCCAACAATAGGGAATTCGCAATTTTCTTAACAAAATATCTTAAGGGGGCATATCCCTGGCTAACTAAAGTTTAA
- the thpR gene encoding RNA 2',3'-cyclic phosphodiesterase, whose product MSLIRAFIAIDIDERIIDELVKVQEAMASMNLDIKFVERENIHLTLKFLGEITADRVNGVCDVMRGLKASPFTLEVKGLGAFPSVARPRVVWAGVGDGGSNVIEIYRFLDSGLRKLNFKSEGEEFIPHITLGRLRSDRNVRSLSSFLMNYGERVFGSFTVTSVCLKKSVLTPRGPIYSNLYEVKLV is encoded by the coding sequence TTGTCGCTTATTAGGGCTTTCATTGCCATCGACATTGATGAAAGAATAATTGATGAATTGGTTAAAGTTCAAGAAGCCATGGCTTCAATGAATCTCGATATAAAATTTGTTGAAAGGGAAAACATTCATTTAACTTTAAAATTTCTTGGGGAGATAACTGCCGATAGGGTTAATGGGGTTTGTGATGTGATGAGGGGGTTGAAGGCTTCCCCATTCACACTTGAGGTTAAGGGTTTAGGGGCTTTCCCCTCAGTTGCTAGGCCTAGGGTTGTATGGGCTGGGGTTGGTGATGGGGGTAGTAATGTTATTGAAATTTATCGATTTCTTGATTCTGGACTGCGGAAATTGAATTTTAAGTCTGAAGGTGAGGAATTCATTCCCCACATAACTCTTGGGAGACTTAGGAGTGATAGGAATGTACGTTCACTTTCGAGCTTCCTTATGAATTACGGTGAAAGAGTTTTCGGTAGCTTTACAGTTACATCGGTGTGTTTGAAGAAGAGTGTTCTCACCCCCCGTGGACCCATATATTCAAATTTGTATGAGGTTAAGTTGGTGTAG
- the fliE gene encoding flagellar hook-basal body complex protein FliE, protein MIICLTGMPGSGKTTMSEIVKEMGIPVVVMGDVVREEARIRGIEPTPKNLGKLMIELREKMGANVIAKRCVDKIKELNSKIVLVEGVRSLEEVEEFRKVGDVKIVAVHSSPKTRYERLSRRGRSDDPKSWEEFRERDLRELDVGIGRVISLADEIIINEGTLEDLKENTLKVFRKVIQNDKG, encoded by the coding sequence CTGATAATATGCCTCACAGGGATGCCTGGATCTGGGAAGACAACTATGAGTGAAATTGTTAAGGAAATGGGAATACCAGTAGTAGTAATGGGGGACGTTGTAAGGGAAGAAGCAAGAATTAGAGGTATTGAACCCACACCTAAAAATCTTGGGAAATTGATGATTGAATTGCGGGAGAAGATGGGAGCAAATGTGATAGCAAAGAGATGTGTGGATAAAATCAAAGAGTTAAATTCAAAGATAGTATTGGTGGAAGGAGTGAGAAGCCTAGAAGAAGTTGAAGAATTCAGAAAGGTGGGAGATGTAAAGATAGTAGCCGTACATTCATCACCTAAAACCAGATATGAGAGACTATCCAGAAGGGGGAGGAGCGATGACCCAAAAAGCTGGGAGGAGTTTAGAGAAAGGGATTTAAGGGAATTAGATGTTGGAATAGGTAGAGTAATTTCTCTGGCAGATGAAATAATTATAAATGAGGGGACCTTGGAAGATTTAAAGGAAAACACGCTAAAGGTTTTTAGGAAGGTTATTCAAAATGATAAGGGTTAA
- the rnz gene encoding ribonuclease Z: protein MSVKLIFLGTSAGLPTVKRGLSCIVLKYHGDLLIFDCGEGAQRNMMIAGIGFPKNLKIFITHMHGDHVLGLPGLLQTLSLMDRKYDVYVYGPKGIVDFIMKVKELLQFQISYDLHISEVTPGIVVEERDYVVKATEAMHFQQSYAYSFEEKPKPGKFHPDKALALGVPRGPLWKMLQEGKCVLNMFGEPVFPHQVMDPPRDGIKIVFSGDTRPCGSVLNLSMNADILIHDSTFDDSLIDKAISDMHSTASEAAEIASKANVKLLVLTHISARYSSSPEVLLKQAKEKFSNVIVAEDFLELSISKNAVSLRRLIDPMK, encoded by the coding sequence ATGAGCGTGAAATTGATATTCCTCGGGACTAGTGCAGGTCTCCCAACGGTTAAGCGTGGGCTTTCATGTATTGTTCTTAAGTATCATGGTGATCTTTTGATATTCGATTGTGGTGAGGGTGCTCAGAGGAATATGATGATTGCCGGTATAGGTTTCCCTAAAAACCTTAAGATCTTCATAACCCACATGCATGGTGATCATGTCTTAGGGCTTCCAGGCCTCCTTCAAACGCTATCTTTAATGGATAGGAAGTATGATGTGTATGTATATGGACCTAAGGGGATTGTAGATTTCATAATGAAAGTTAAGGAGCTTCTTCAATTTCAAATATCATATGATCTGCATATCAGTGAGGTTACCCCTGGAATAGTGGTTGAGGAGAGGGATTATGTGGTTAAAGCTACTGAGGCTATGCACTTTCAGCAAAGTTATGCATATTCCTTTGAGGAGAAGCCAAAGCCTGGCAAGTTTCACCCAGATAAGGCTTTAGCACTTGGCGTTCCAAGGGGGCCTTTGTGGAAGATGTTGCAGGAGGGTAAATGCGTATTAAACATGTTCGGGGAACCCGTCTTTCCACATCAAGTTATGGATCCACCTAGGGATGGCATTAAAATAGTTTTCTCTGGGGATACACGTCCATGTGGGAGTGTGCTAAATTTAAGTATGAATGCAGACATCCTTATTCATGATTCAACCTTCGATGATTCCTTAATTGATAAGGCTATTTCCGATATGCATTCCACCGCGAGTGAAGCTGCTGAAATTGCTTCGAAAGCCAATGTTAAGTTGCTTGTATTAACACATATAAGTGCGAGGTATTCATCTTCCCCTGAAGTATTACTTAAGCAAGCTAAGGAGAAGTTTAGTAATGTTATTGTGGCTGAAGATTTTCTTGAGTTGTCAATTTCAAAGAATGCTGTTAGTTTAAGACGTTTAATTGACCCTATGAAGTAA
- a CDS encoding methyltransferase domain-containing protein, producing MMLMENFFLRLSCEHPSLPMAEVKAILEAEQIPYTLNSSLPCVFRFSSLKESIRTILKRSSMSFFGARELVFCNADYDSIIKACRDVDWSFLNGKSFHVRIHRVLSSSANLSTRTLESMIGEIIYKSLNGSARVKFDSPEEIIVGILSGGSFLLGVLLGESCRRDFHSRWVGNRPFIHPSSLNPIISRLFVNLCRARPGGLFFDPFCGFGGFLIEAALIGCEVVGLDIDIKMIRGCLINLRYFNIKNYNLILGDAKHLPFKSVNFVATDPPYGRTASTKGMNLKNLIKCFLQDIYGLMSKDGYICIAAPENVDLKNIGLDVGFKLVESHVMRVHKSLIREICVFKV from the coding sequence ATGATGCTTATGGAAAACTTCTTCTTAAGATTATCTTGTGAACATCCATCGCTTCCAATGGCTGAAGTTAAAGCTATTTTGGAGGCTGAGCAAATACCATATACATTGAATTCATCTCTTCCATGCGTTTTCAGGTTTTCATCATTAAAGGAATCCATTAGAACGATTCTCAAAAGGTCTAGTATGTCATTTTTTGGAGCTAGGGAGCTGGTTTTCTGTAATGCGGATTATGATAGTATTATTAAGGCTTGTAGGGATGTTGATTGGTCATTTCTGAATGGTAAGAGTTTTCATGTGAGGATTCATAGGGTTCTATCATCCTCTGCTAATTTATCCACTAGAACTTTGGAATCTATGATCGGTGAGATCATTTATAAAAGCCTTAATGGTTCTGCACGGGTTAAATTCGATTCCCCAGAGGAGATTATCGTTGGTATTTTGAGTGGTGGGAGCTTCCTCCTAGGTGTCCTCCTCGGGGAGTCTTGTAGGAGAGATTTTCACTCAAGATGGGTTGGAAATAGACCATTTATCCATCCAAGCTCATTAAATCCAATAATATCTAGGCTTTTTGTGAATTTATGTAGAGCTAGACCTGGAGGATTATTCTTCGATCCATTCTGTGGTTTTGGTGGATTTTTAATAGAGGCGGCTCTGATCGGATGTGAAGTCGTTGGATTGGATATTGATATAAAGATGATTAGGGGTTGTCTAATCAATTTAAGGTACTTCAACATCAAAAATTACAATTTAATATTGGGGGACGCTAAGCATTTACCATTCAAGTCTGTGAATTTCGTCGCCACAGATCCTCCTTATGGTAGAACTGCTTCCACGAAGGGTATGAATCTAAAAAATTTAATTAAATGTTTCTTACAAGACATATATGGCTTAATGTCTAAAGATGGTTACATTTGCATTGCCGCCCCTGAGAATGTGGATCTTAAAAATATTGGTTTAGATGTGGGATTTAAGTTGGTGGAGTCCCATGTCATGAGGGTTCATAAAAGTTTAATTAGAGAAATCTGTGTGTTCAAAGTGTAG